In one Halosimplex halophilum genomic region, the following are encoded:
- a CDS encoding fibronectin type III domain-containing protein: MTGESPSDGPAGGGEDRRDDSASVGDHRRDGAATATRRTALKAIGAAAAGGTVLSGRASAGVPTPRLHTDGKWIRDPEGNEVQLRGIATADPAFYRRYHPKSFEEVLRRATDTADGWHPNVVRLPFTQDNVDHFGVDTLIDEFIRPSVEILASRDVYALVDFHLIRPYTQAATETYNEENDDTLDPIDDVMTNFWSAVAPEFADDEHVIYELFNEPTQPTMYGDDAGAWQTWRDAAQPWVDLVRDHAPETPIVIGSPRWTSVTHMAPEYPFEGDNLVYAAHIYPDNGAPSEFDQYYGEPANDVPVVVTEFGWDPDGGSVDQGTTSGWGEPFRQWAEGYANMGWISWCFDDSWAPTFFESPGDGAAESWTLKDGDEQMGGYIKSWLSETKGDSVPASTVDDATAPPAPANLAVSNATEIGFDLSWDAVTDEGEAGLSHYTVSVDGSETTETLPGTTSATVSGLEPATTYEAAVTAEDDAGNESDPATVVAETIARDAQQSPYNGPHTVPGRVQAEDFDEGGQGVSYYDTTPANKGGADYRDTAVDIGTSANTGYNVGYIATGEWLEYTVQVESAGTRTTRVNVAAGSGGGGALRVSVDGETLATQDVWQTGGWSNWQTIRVGDLDLPEGEHVVRVTAESGAWNFDWIEFGESEGSGDTTAPPAPTDLSVTDTTDSSISVDWGAVEDSGGSGLDHYAVSVDGSEVRTVPAGTTSATVDGLSAETSYTVAVTAVDGAGNESAAASVSATTAPGGDTTAPPAPADLSVTGTTDSSVSVSWDAVTDDGSGVDHYVVTVDGSEDQTVPAGSTSATVDGLSADTPYEVGVVAVDAAGNESAAATVTATTDASDDGGDEPADALVVNDYDGDPAWSSHRNDLGQWCGAGSFENGSGEVEDGALVLEYDNGGWFQEQINRDVSDYSTLVFEVSGADGGEESEILFDMGGVRTVLADVTDDSVGTSTGAVRVDLASAGVDRTSSSLSLRLNFWQGGASTLAIEEIRLE, from the coding sequence GTGACGGGGGAGTCGCCGAGCGACGGTCCCGCCGGTGGCGGCGAGGACCGCCGCGACGACTCCGCCAGTGTCGGCGACCACCGCCGCGACGGCGCGGCGACGGCGACGCGGCGGACGGCGCTGAAGGCCATCGGCGCGGCGGCGGCCGGCGGAACGGTGCTGTCCGGGCGCGCGAGCGCGGGCGTGCCGACGCCGCGGCTGCACACCGACGGCAAGTGGATCCGCGACCCCGAGGGCAACGAGGTGCAGCTGCGCGGGATCGCCACGGCCGACCCGGCGTTCTACCGGCGGTACCACCCCAAGTCCTTCGAGGAGGTGCTCCGGCGGGCGACGGACACCGCCGACGGGTGGCACCCCAACGTCGTCCGGCTGCCGTTCACCCAGGACAACGTCGACCACTTCGGGGTCGACACCCTGATCGACGAGTTCATCCGGCCCTCGGTGGAGATCCTGGCCTCCCGGGACGTGTACGCGCTGGTGGACTTCCACCTCATCCGGCCGTACACCCAGGCGGCGACCGAGACGTACAACGAGGAGAACGACGACACGCTCGACCCCATCGACGACGTGATGACGAACTTCTGGAGCGCGGTCGCCCCGGAGTTCGCCGACGACGAACACGTCATCTACGAGCTGTTCAACGAGCCGACCCAGCCGACGATGTACGGCGACGACGCCGGGGCGTGGCAGACCTGGCGCGACGCCGCCCAGCCGTGGGTCGACCTCGTGCGCGACCACGCGCCGGAGACGCCCATCGTCATCGGCTCGCCGCGGTGGACTTCGGTGACCCACATGGCGCCGGAGTACCCCTTCGAGGGCGACAACCTGGTCTACGCGGCCCACATCTACCCCGACAACGGCGCTCCCTCGGAGTTCGACCAGTACTACGGCGAACCCGCCAACGACGTGCCGGTCGTCGTGACGGAGTTCGGCTGGGACCCCGACGGCGGGAGCGTCGACCAGGGGACCACCTCGGGCTGGGGCGAGCCGTTCCGCCAGTGGGCGGAGGGCTACGCCAACATGGGCTGGATCTCCTGGTGTTTCGACGACTCGTGGGCGCCCACGTTCTTCGAGTCGCCCGGCGACGGGGCGGCCGAGTCCTGGACGCTCAAGGACGGCGACGAGCAGATGGGAGGGTACATCAAGAGCTGGCTGTCGGAGACGAAGGGCGACAGCGTCCCGGCCAGCACCGTCGACGACGCGACGGCGCCGCCGGCGCCCGCGAACCTCGCGGTCTCGAACGCCACGGAGATCGGCTTCGACCTCTCGTGGGACGCGGTCACCGACGAGGGCGAGGCCGGCCTCTCCCACTACACGGTCTCGGTCGACGGGTCCGAGACGACCGAGACGCTCCCCGGCACCACCTCGGCGACGGTGTCCGGGCTGGAGCCGGCGACGACCTACGAGGCGGCCGTCACCGCCGAGGACGACGCCGGCAACGAGTCCGACCCGGCGACGGTCGTCGCCGAGACGATCGCGCGCGACGCTCAGCAGTCGCCGTACAACGGCCCCCACACCGTCCCGGGGCGCGTCCAGGCCGAGGACTTCGACGAGGGCGGCCAGGGGGTCAGCTACTACGACACCACGCCCGCGAACAAGGGCGGCGCCGACTACCGCGACACCGCCGTCGACATCGGCACGTCGGCGAACACCGGCTACAACGTCGGCTACATCGCGACCGGCGAGTGGCTGGAGTACACCGTCCAGGTCGAGTCGGCGGGGACCCGCACCACGCGTGTCAACGTCGCGGCCGGCAGCGGCGGGGGCGGGGCGCTGCGGGTCTCCGTCGACGGCGAGACGCTGGCGACCCAGGACGTGTGGCAGACCGGCGGCTGGTCGAACTGGCAGACGATCCGCGTCGGCGACCTCGACCTCCCGGAGGGCGAGCACGTCGTCCGGGTCACCGCCGAGTCGGGCGCCTGGAACTTCGACTGGATCGAGTTCGGCGAGTCCGAGGGGAGCGGCGACACGACCGCGCCGCCCGCCCCGACGGACCTCTCGGTGACCGACACGACCGACTCCTCGATCTCCGTCGACTGGGGCGCCGTCGAAGACTCCGGCGGGAGCGGGCTCGACCACTACGCCGTCTCCGTCGACGGCAGCGAGGTCCGGACCGTCCCCGCGGGGACCACCTCCGCGACGGTCGACGGGCTGTCGGCGGAGACGAGCTACACGGTCGCGGTCACGGCGGTCGACGGCGCCGGCAACGAGTCGGCGGCGGCGAGCGTGTCCGCGACGACCGCGCCCGGGGGTGACACGACCGCGCCGCCGGCGCCGGCCGACCTCTCGGTGACCGGGACGACGGACTCGTCGGTCTCCGTCTCCTGGGACGCGGTTACCGACGACGGCAGCGGCGTCGACCACTACGTCGTCACCGTCGACGGCAGCGAGGACCAGACGGTTCCGGCGGGCTCCACGTCGGCAACCGTCGACGGGCTGTCGGCCGACACCCCCTACGAGGTCGGGGTGGTCGCGGTCGACGCCGCGGGCAACGAGTCCGCTGCGGCGACGGTCACGGCCACGACCGACGCGAGCGACGACGGGGGCGACGAACCCGCCGACGCGCTGGTGGTCAACGACTACGACGGGGACCCGGCGTGGTCGTCCCACCGGAACGACCTCGGGCAGTGGTGCGGCGCCGGGTCCTTCGAGAACGGCTCCGGCGAGGTCGAGGACGGCGCGCTGGTCCTGGAGTACGACAACGGCGGCTGGTTCCAGGAGCAGATCAACCGCGACGTGAGCGACTACTCGACGCTGGTGTTCGAGGTCAGCGGCGCCGACGGGGGCGAGGAGTCCGAGATCCTCTTCGACATGGGCGGGGTGCGGACCGTGCTCGCCGACGTGACCGACGACTCGGTCGGCACGAGCACGGGCGCGGTGCGCGTCGACCTGGCGTCGGCCGGCGTCGACCGCACGTCGTCGTCGCTGTCGCTGCGCCTGAACTTCTGGCAGGGCGGTGCCAGCACGCTCGCGATCGAGGAGATACGGCTCGAATAG